The following are from one region of the Streptomyces decoyicus genome:
- the dapB gene encoding 4-hydroxy-tetrahydrodipicolinate reductase gives MSKLRVAVLGAQGRIGSEAVRAVEAAEDMELVAGLGRGDKLETLVETGAQVVVELTNPGAVMGNLDFCVRHGIHAVVGTTGWTDERLAQLRTSLAASPGAGVLIAPNFSIGAVLTMRFAQQAARFFESAEVIELHHPKKADAPSGTAARTAQLIAQAREEAGCDPQPDATTTALDGARGADVDGIPVHSVRLRGLLAHQEVLLGGEGETLTIRHDSLHHSSFMPGILLGVRRVVSTPGLTVGLENFLDLD, from the coding sequence ATGAGCAAGCTGCGCGTGGCCGTACTGGGAGCCCAGGGGCGCATCGGCTCCGAGGCCGTACGGGCCGTCGAGGCCGCCGAGGACATGGAGCTGGTCGCCGGCCTCGGCCGGGGCGACAAGCTGGAGACACTGGTCGAGACCGGTGCCCAGGTCGTGGTCGAGCTGACCAACCCCGGCGCGGTGATGGGCAACCTCGACTTCTGTGTGCGTCATGGCATCCATGCGGTGGTCGGGACGACCGGGTGGACCGACGAGCGCCTCGCGCAGCTGCGCACCTCGCTCGCCGCCTCGCCCGGGGCGGGCGTGCTCATCGCCCCGAACTTCTCCATCGGCGCGGTGCTGACCATGCGGTTCGCCCAGCAGGCGGCCCGCTTCTTCGAGTCGGCCGAGGTCATCGAGCTGCACCACCCGAAGAAGGCGGACGCCCCGTCCGGCACCGCCGCCCGCACCGCCCAGCTGATCGCCCAGGCCCGTGAGGAGGCCGGCTGCGATCCGCAGCCGGACGCCACCACCACCGCGCTGGACGGCGCCCGCGGTGCGGATGTGGACGGCATCCCCGTGCACTCCGTACGGCTGCGCGGTCTGCTGGCGCACCAGGAGGTGCTCCTCGGCGGGGAGGGCGAGACGCTCACCATCCGCCATGACTCCCTGCACCACAGCAGCTTCATGCCGGGCATCCTGCTCGGTGTGCGCCGCGTGGTCTCCACTCCGGGCCTGACCGTGGGCCTGGAAAACTTCCTCGACCTGGACTGA
- a CDS encoding polyribonucleotide nucleotidyltransferase, with the protein MENETHYAEAVIDNGSFGTRTIRFETGRLAKQAAGSAVAYLDDDTMVLSATSASKTPKDQLDFFPLTVDVEERMYAAGKIPGSFFRREGRPSEDAILTCRLIDRPLRPSFKKGLRNEIQIVETVMALNPDHLYDVVAINAASCSTQLAGLPFSGPVGGTRVALINGQWVAFPTHSELENAVFDMVVAGRVLPDGDVAIMMVEAEATEKTIQLVKDGAEAPTEEVVAAGLEAAKPFIKVLCKAQSDLAAKAAKPVGEFPIFLDYQDDVLEALTAAVKDELSQALTIAGKQEREAELDRVKSVAAEKLLPQFEGREKEISAAYRSLTKNLVRERVIKEKKRIDGRGVTDIRTLAAEVEAIPRVHGSALFERGETQILGVTTLNMLRMEQQLDTLSPVTRKRYMHNYNFPPYSVGETGRVGAPKRREIGHGALAERAIVPVLPTREEFPYAIRQVSEALGSNGSTSMGSVCASTMSLLNAGVPLKAPVAGIAMGLISQEIDGQTHYVALTDILGAEDAFGDMDFKVAGTKQFVTALQLDTKLDGIPASVLAAALKQARDARLHILDVMNEAIDVPDEMSPNAPRIITVKIPVDKIGEVIGPKGKMINQIQEDTGADITIEDDGTIYIGAADGPAAEAARATINGIANPTMPEVGERYLGTVVKTTTFGAFVSLLPGKDGLLHISQIRKLAGGKRVENVEDVLGVGAKVQVEIAEIDQRGKLSLIPVIEEEDAAEDTKDDAAK; encoded by the coding sequence GTGGAGAACGAGACCCACTACGCCGAAGCCGTGATCGACAACGGCTCCTTCGGCACCCGCACCATCCGCTTCGAGACGGGCCGCCTGGCCAAGCAGGCCGCCGGCTCCGCCGTGGCGTACCTGGACGACGACACCATGGTGCTGTCGGCCACCTCCGCTTCCAAGACGCCGAAGGACCAGCTGGACTTCTTCCCGCTGACCGTCGACGTCGAGGAGCGGATGTACGCAGCCGGGAAGATCCCCGGCTCCTTCTTCCGCCGTGAGGGCCGTCCCTCCGAGGACGCGATCCTCACCTGCCGGCTGATCGACCGGCCGCTGCGCCCCTCCTTCAAGAAGGGCCTGCGCAACGAGATCCAGATCGTCGAGACGGTCATGGCGCTCAACCCCGACCACCTCTACGACGTGGTCGCGATCAACGCCGCCTCCTGCTCCACGCAGCTCGCGGGCCTGCCCTTCTCCGGCCCGGTCGGCGGCACCCGTGTCGCCCTGATCAACGGCCAGTGGGTGGCGTTCCCGACCCACAGCGAGCTCGAGAACGCCGTCTTCGACATGGTCGTGGCCGGCCGCGTCCTCCCGGACGGCGACGTCGCGATCATGATGGTCGAGGCCGAGGCCACCGAGAAGACCATCCAGCTGGTCAAGGACGGCGCCGAGGCCCCGACCGAAGAGGTCGTCGCCGCCGGTCTCGAGGCCGCCAAGCCCTTCATCAAGGTCCTGTGCAAGGCGCAGTCGGACCTCGCCGCCAAGGCCGCCAAGCCCGTCGGTGAGTTCCCGATCTTCCTCGACTACCAGGACGACGTCCTGGAGGCGCTCACCGCCGCGGTCAAGGACGAGCTCTCCCAGGCGCTGACCATCGCCGGCAAGCAGGAGCGCGAGGCCGAGCTGGACCGCGTCAAGAGCGTGGCCGCCGAGAAGCTGCTCCCGCAGTTCGAGGGCCGCGAGAAGGAGATCTCCGCCGCTTACCGTTCGCTGACCAAGAACCTGGTCCGTGAGCGCGTGATCAAGGAGAAGAAGCGCATCGACGGCCGCGGCGTCACGGACATCCGTACGCTCGCCGCCGAGGTCGAGGCCATCCCGCGGGTGCACGGCTCCGCGCTGTTCGAGCGTGGCGAGACCCAGATCCTGGGCGTCACCACCCTCAACATGCTCCGCATGGAGCAGCAGCTGGACACCCTCTCCCCGGTGACCCGCAAGCGCTACATGCACAACTACAACTTCCCGCCGTACTCCGTCGGTGAGACCGGCCGCGTGGGTGCGCCCAAGCGCCGCGAGATCGGCCACGGTGCGCTCGCCGAGCGTGCCATCGTGCCGGTGCTGCCGACCCGCGAGGAGTTCCCCTACGCGATCCGCCAGGTGTCCGAGGCGCTCGGCTCCAACGGCTCGACGTCCATGGGCTCGGTCTGCGCCTCGACCATGTCGCTGCTGAACGCCGGTGTGCCCCTCAAGGCCCCGGTCGCCGGTATCGCCATGGGCCTGATCTCCCAGGAGATCGACGGCCAGACCCACTACGTCGCCCTCACCGACATCCTCGGTGCGGAGGACGCCTTCGGCGACATGGACTTCAAGGTCGCCGGCACCAAGCAGTTCGTGACCGCGCTCCAGCTCGACACCAAGCTCGACGGCATCCCCGCCTCGGTCCTGGCCGCCGCGCTGAAGCAGGCCCGTGACGCGCGTCTGCACATCCTGGACGTCATGAACGAGGCCATCGACGTTCCGGACGAGATGTCCCCGAACGCCCCGCGGATCATCACGGTCAAGATCCCGGTGGACAAGATCGGTGAGGTCATCGGCCCCAAGGGCAAGATGATCAACCAGATCCAGGAGGACACCGGCGCCGACATCACGATCGAGGACGACGGCACCATCTACATCGGTGCCGCCGACGGCCCGGCCGCCGAGGCCGCCCGCGCCACGATCAACGGCATCGCCAACCCGACCATGCCGGAGGTCGGCGAGCGCTACCTGGGCACGGTCGTCAAGACCACCACCTTCGGTGCGTTCGTCTCCCTGCTCCCGGGCAAGGACGGCCTGCTGCACATCTCGCAGATCCGCAAGCTCGCCGGTGGCAAGCGCGTGGAGAACGTCGAGGACGTGCTCGGTGTGGGCGCCAAGGTCCAGGTCGAGATCGCCGAGATCGACCAGCGCGGCAAGCTCTCCCTCATCCCCGTGATCGAGGAAGAGGACGCGGCCGAGGACACGAAGGACGACGCCGCCAAGTGA
- the rpsO gene encoding 30S ribosomal protein S15 has translation MSLDAATKKQIMAEFATKEGDTGSPEVQVAMLSRRISDLTEHLKTHKHDHHSRRGLLLLVGQRRRLLQYLAKKDITRFRALVERLGIRRGAAGAK, from the coding sequence GTGTCGCTCGACGCCGCTACGAAGAAGCAGATCATGGCCGAGTTCGCCACCAAGGAAGGTGACACCGGCTCTCCCGAGGTCCAGGTCGCGATGCTCTCCCGCCGCATCTCGGACCTGACCGAGCACCTCAAGACCCACAAGCACGACCACCACTCCCGCCGTGGTCTGCTGCTGCTCGTCGGCCAGCGCCGTCGCCTGCTGCAGTACCTGGCGAAGAAGGACATCACGCGCTTCCGCGCGCTGGTCGAGCGCCTGGGCATCCGCCGCGGCGCGGCGGGCGCCAAGTAA
- a CDS encoding M16 family metallopeptidase, with protein sequence MTSRTHTTTARTSSEGRAVARTQTLLKGTAGAGTVRRTTLPGGLRIVTETLPTVRSVTFGIWAHVGSRDETPSLNGATHYLEHLLFKGTERRSALDISAAIDAVGGEMNAFTAKEYTCYYARVLDTDLPLAIDVVCDMLTGSLVEAEDVDAERGVILEEIAMTEDDPGDCVHDLFAHTMLGDTPLGRPVLGTVDTVNALTPERIRRFYKKHYDPTHLVVTAAGNIDHAKVVRLVRRAFEQAGALDRADAAPVAPRSGTRGIRAAGRVELLNRKTEQAHVILGMPGMSRSDDRRWAMGVLNTALGGGMSSRLFQEVREKRGLAYSVYSYTSGFADCGLFGVYAGCRPSQVHDVLKICRDELDQVASHSLTDDEIRRAIGQLRGSTVLGLEDSGALMHRLGKSELCWGEQMSVDEMLTRIAAVTPDEVREVARDVLGNRPSLSVIGPLKDRQAARLDDVVA encoded by the coding sequence GTGACGTCCCGTACGCACACGACGACGGCCCGCACCTCTTCGGAGGGGCGGGCCGTCGCCCGTACCCAAACGCTTCTCAAGGGCACCGCGGGCGCAGGCACGGTCCGCCGGACCACCCTCCCCGGCGGCCTCCGCATCGTCACCGAGACGCTGCCGACGGTCCGCTCCGTCACCTTCGGGATCTGGGCGCACGTCGGCTCCCGAGACGAGACGCCGTCGCTCAACGGCGCCACGCACTACCTCGAGCACCTGCTCTTCAAGGGCACCGAGCGGCGCAGCGCACTGGACATCTCCGCCGCCATCGACGCGGTCGGCGGCGAGATGAACGCCTTCACCGCGAAGGAGTACACCTGCTACTACGCGCGGGTGCTGGACACCGATCTGCCGCTCGCCATCGACGTGGTGTGCGACATGCTCACCGGTTCGCTGGTCGAGGCCGAGGACGTGGACGCCGAGCGCGGGGTCATCCTCGAAGAGATCGCGATGACCGAGGACGACCCGGGCGACTGTGTGCACGACCTGTTCGCGCACACCATGCTCGGCGACACCCCGCTCGGCCGCCCGGTCCTGGGCACGGTCGACACCGTCAACGCCCTCACCCCCGAGCGCATCCGCCGCTTCTACAAGAAGCACTACGACCCCACGCACCTCGTCGTCACGGCCGCCGGCAACATCGACCACGCCAAGGTCGTCCGCCTGGTGCGCCGCGCCTTCGAGCAGGCCGGGGCCCTGGACCGGGCGGACGCCGCTCCGGTCGCGCCACGCTCCGGCACCCGCGGCATCCGTGCCGCCGGCCGCGTGGAACTGCTCAACCGCAAGACCGAGCAGGCCCATGTCATTCTCGGGATGCCGGGGATGTCGCGCTCCGACGACCGGCGCTGGGCCATGGGTGTGCTGAACACCGCCCTGGGCGGCGGGATGAGCTCCCGCCTCTTCCAGGAGGTCCGTGAGAAGCGCGGTCTGGCCTACAGCGTGTACTCGTACACCTCCGGGTTCGCCGACTGCGGGCTGTTCGGTGTCTATGCCGGCTGCCGCCCGAGCCAGGTGCACGACGTCCTCAAGATCTGCCGCGACGAACTCGACCAGGTGGCGTCCCACAGCCTCACCGACGACGAGATCCGCCGCGCGATCGGACAGCTGCGCGGGTCCACCGTCCTCGGCCTGGAGGACAGCGGCGCGCTCATGCACCGCCTCGGCAAGAGCGAGCTGTGCTGGGGCGAGCAGATGTCGGTCGACGAGATGCTCACGCGGATCGCGGCCGTCACTCCGGACGAGGTGCGCGAGGTGGCCCGCGATGTGCTGGGCAACCGCCCCTCGCTGTCCGTCATCGGCCCCCTGAAGGACCGGCAGGCGGCCCGGCTGGACGACGTCGTCGCCTAG
- the eccD gene encoding type VII secretion integral membrane protein EccD: MSTSTGTGFCRVTVAAPDARIDVALPEDVALVDIYPEILRLSGQSQAEGAPTGYHLVRRDGTVLDAGQSLAQQQILDGDLLLLKPFAESLPLPVFDDVSDAVASAVKRNRSRWSDDLMRVVGLPAGVLLLVMMAFALWFSNPVDRDMHRLPGIIAGVVGIVLVALAGVRARVYDDHGSSIALGLASLPHLLLAGSGIFPVETGSGPGRLHLLVGCVTVLIASVLLVVLLPRGDAPFVAAAFLSAIGTLAVFAAILTDAAPSEVAAVTAVVAIAMVAWLPGLSARFARLPIGYKSPDQIAKGSYDGGGETESVDFVKIGNQAKRGHELLLGLVAGCAALVVGSAGAVLGFSDNGWAQLLALAAGITVMLRARLFDYTAQVACLTIAGILTIVLLILGIALHPPTDIFIDLARFDDSGPLNIRTVWFSSSIAAGAALLVGVGLVVPQKGVTPFWGRLFDIFDGLVLLSLVPLCLAVLDVYGKVRGLTGS; encoded by the coding sequence GTGAGCACGAGTACTGGCACCGGCTTTTGCCGGGTCACAGTCGCCGCGCCGGATGCACGGATTGACGTGGCTCTGCCGGAGGACGTCGCACTCGTCGACATCTATCCGGAGATCCTGCGGCTCTCCGGCCAGTCGCAGGCGGAGGGCGCACCGACCGGCTATCACCTAGTACGCCGCGACGGCACGGTCCTTGACGCCGGACAGTCGCTCGCCCAGCAGCAGATCCTCGACGGCGACCTCCTTCTTCTGAAGCCGTTCGCCGAGTCGCTGCCGCTCCCGGTCTTCGACGATGTCTCCGACGCCGTCGCCTCCGCGGTCAAGCGCAACCGCAGCCGCTGGAGCGACGACCTCATGCGTGTCGTCGGCCTCCCCGCCGGTGTGCTGCTCCTCGTCATGATGGCGTTCGCCCTGTGGTTCTCGAACCCCGTCGACCGCGACATGCACCGTCTGCCCGGCATCATCGCCGGCGTCGTCGGCATCGTCCTGGTCGCGCTGGCCGGCGTCCGCGCCCGCGTCTACGACGACCACGGTTCCTCCATCGCGCTGGGCCTGGCCTCGCTGCCGCACCTTCTGCTCGCCGGCTCCGGCATCTTCCCCGTCGAGACGGGATCCGGCCCCGGCCGGCTGCACCTCCTCGTCGGCTGCGTGACCGTACTGATCGCGTCCGTACTCCTGGTGGTCCTGCTGCCGCGCGGTGACGCACCCTTCGTCGCCGCCGCGTTCCTGTCCGCCATCGGCACCCTCGCGGTCTTCGCCGCGATCCTCACCGACGCCGCGCCCAGCGAGGTCGCCGCCGTCACCGCCGTCGTCGCCATCGCCATGGTCGCCTGGCTGCCCGGCCTCTCCGCCCGCTTCGCCCGGCTGCCCATCGGCTACAAGTCGCCCGACCAGATCGCCAAGGGCTCGTACGACGGCGGCGGCGAGACCGAGTCCGTCGACTTCGTCAAGATCGGCAACCAGGCCAAGCGCGGCCATGAGCTGCTCCTCGGCCTCGTCGCCGGCTGCGCCGCCCTGGTCGTCGGCTCGGCCGGTGCCGTCCTCGGCTTCTCCGACAACGGCTGGGCGCAGCTGCTGGCACTGGCCGCGGGCATCACGGTCATGCTCCGGGCCCGGCTCTTCGACTACACCGCGCAGGTCGCCTGCCTGACCATCGCCGGCATCCTCACGATCGTCCTGCTCATCCTGGGCATCGCGCTGCACCCGCCGACGGACATCTTCATCGACCTCGCCCGGTTCGACGACTCCGGTCCGCTGAACATCCGCACCGTCTGGTTCTCCAGCAGCATCGCGGCGGGCGCCGCCCTCCTGGTGGGTGTCGGCCTGGTCGTCCCCCAGAAGGGCGTCACCCCCTTCTGGGGCCGGCTCTTCGACATCTTCGACGGCCTGGTCCTGCTGTCCCTGGTGCCGCTGTGCCTGGCGGTCCTCGACGTGTACGGCAAGGTGCGAGGCCTCACCGGCAGCTGA